A stretch of the Aphis gossypii isolate Hap1 chromosome 2, ASM2018417v2, whole genome shotgun sequence genome encodes the following:
- the LOC126550057 gene encoding LOW QUALITY PROTEIN: homeobox protein Nkx-6.1 (The sequence of the model RefSeq protein was modified relative to this genomic sequence to represent the inferred CDS: inserted 1 base in 1 codon) produces the protein MMLSQQQHHHHHHNMLSPXFNFLDVPCSSSPPLAALHTMTEMKNGCTAGNPHGIEQILSRPPTTGAAAAISHQQRAFNSVAGIAAAGMAAAASYFHNGGVKHPATTLADLTTRNLYWPGFQGLVNNPIAWRDRLASLNNSNQEKDGKKKHTRPTFSGQQIFALEKTFEQTKYLAGPERAKLAYALGMTESQVKVWFQNRRTKWRKKHAAEMATAKRKQEEAADESDEDEDMRDDSAAKRLKRELAAHYGGGGGGGGGGGGIGGGI, from the exons ATGATGTTGTCCCAGCAGCAACATCACCACCATCATCATAACATGTTGTCGC TGTTCAACTTTTTGGACGTGCCGTGCAGCAGCAGTCCACCTCTGGCTGCTTTGCACACCATGACCGAGATGAAAAACGGATGCACGGCGGGTAACCCACACGGTATCGAACAGATATTGTCGCGGCCGCCGACCACCGGGGCAGCGGCCGCTATCAGCCACCAGCAACGAGCGTTCAACAGCGTGGCCGGCATAGCGGCCGCCGGTATGGCTGCGGCAGCATCATACTTCCACAACGGCGGCGTCAAGCATCCGGCCACCACGTTGGCCGACCTCACCACCAGGAACCTCTACTGGCCGGGCTTCCAAGGGCTGGTCAATAACCCGATTGCCTGGAGGGACAGGCTGGCTAGTT TGAACAATTCAAACCAAGAGAAGGACGGCAAGAAGAAGCATACGAGGCCCACGTTCAGCGGGCAACAGATCTTCGCGCTCGAGAAAACTTTCGAGCAGACTAAGTACCTGGCTGGTCCGGAACGGGCGAAACTGGCGTACGCGCTGGGCATGACCGAATCTCAAGTGAAG GTGTGGTTCCAGAACCGAAGGACCAAGTGGCGGAAAAAGCACGCTGCCGAGATGGCCACGGCCAAGAGGAAGCAAGAAGAGGCCGCAGACGAGAGTGACGAAGACGAAGACATGCGTGACGACAGTGCGGCCAAACGGCTCAAAAGGGAATTGGCCGCGCACTACGGAGGTGGTGGCGGCGgaggcggcggtggcggcggcatCGGTGGAGGTATATAG